The following are encoded in a window of Armatimonadota bacterium genomic DNA:
- a CDS encoding branched-chain amino acid ABC transporter permease — MLENIAFQVVNGLIMGAIYALMALGLNLIWSITDVPEFSQGGIYVIAAYGGYFVTVSAGLPSFVGLFAAMATGAVLAFGFEKVLYRRMRGMTLNLLLTAIALFFLLANVAIWLWTPKAKFIAPYIAGEVAFLGLQIGRQRLLVLVLSALLFLLVNLFVWRTKLGKAIRAASQDRETAQLMGINIDTVNSVVFGLGGALSGTAAALISPLYAVYPAMGDLPLLKALVVVILGGLGSVNGVLVAGGILGVVESLGAAFVSSAYQHGFAFFILILVLLLRPRGLFGRM, encoded by the coding sequence GTGCTGGAGAACATTGCCTTCCAAGTCGTCAACGGCCTGATCATGGGGGCGATTTACGCCCTCATGGCGTTAGGCCTCAACCTCATCTGGAGCATCACCGACGTTCCTGAGTTCAGCCAGGGGGGCATCTACGTCATCGCCGCCTACGGCGGCTACTTTGTCACCGTGTCGGCGGGGCTGCCTTCGTTCGTCGGCCTCTTCGCCGCCATGGCCACGGGGGCGGTTCTCGCCTTCGGCTTCGAGAAGGTCCTCTACCGGCGGATGAGGGGAATGACCTTGAACCTCCTCCTCACTGCCATCGCGCTGTTCTTCCTCCTGGCCAACGTGGCCATCTGGCTGTGGACCCCCAAGGCGAAGTTCATTGCCCCCTATATTGCTGGTGAGGTGGCTTTTCTGGGGCTGCAGATTGGGCGGCAGCGGTTGCTGGTGCTGGTGCTCTCCGCGCTGCTGTTCCTGCTGGTGAACCTGTTCGTCTGGCGGACGAAGCTGGGCAAGGCCATTCGCGCCGCCTCTCAGGACCGGGAAACCGCCCAGCTCATGGGCATCAACATCGACACCGTCAACTCGGTGGTCTTCGGCCTAGGGGGAGCGCTGTCGGGTACCGCCGCCGCCCTCATCTCGCCTCTCTACGCGGTCTATCCGGCCATGGGAGACCTTCCTCTACTCAAGGCGCTGGTGGTGGTCATCCTGGGAGGACTGGGCAGCGTGAACGGGGTCCTTGTGGCGGGGGGAATCCTGGGGGTTGTGGAGAGCCTGGGAGCTGCATTCGTCTCGTCAGCCTACCAGCACGGCTTTGCCTTTTTCATCTTGATCCTCGTCCTCCTGCTCAGACCCAGGGGGTTGTTCGGGAGGATGTAG
- a CDS encoding branched-chain amino acid ABC transporter permease, with protein MTTTARLALSRGRGLALSALLIGLIFIVLPLVASEYVVYVMVLAFLFAALTASYDLLLGYTGQLSFAPGAFYGIGAYTSALLTLRTGTPFWVALPVTGVFVFLLAAGVGYPALKLRGAYFAVTTFFFAHFVYLVFLNSVTLTGGPLGLGGIRPPEGISLPGLGTVNFASLRAYYYLVGVFFFAVILFLYFLVRSRLGRLFVSIREDEVLAESIGVNTAACKVLSFSISAALAGLAGSLFAHFFRLLHPSTFAWMTSEMVVIMTLVGGTGTLFGPVLGAGIVTFILELMRFAPELRFIVWAVALILVLVFEPRGLAGIAARLFRRSA; from the coding sequence GTGACCACCACCGCCCGGCTGGCACTGTCCCGTGGCCGCGGGCTCGCCCTGAGCGCCCTGCTCATCGGGCTGATCTTCATTGTCCTGCCTCTGGTGGCATCGGAATACGTGGTTTACGTCATGGTGCTGGCCTTCCTCTTTGCCGCGTTGACCGCAAGCTACGACCTGCTGTTGGGCTACACGGGGCAGCTCTCTTTCGCCCCGGGGGCGTTCTACGGCATCGGGGCCTACACCTCGGCCCTGCTCACCCTGCGCACGGGCACGCCCTTTTGGGTCGCTCTGCCGGTGACAGGGGTCTTCGTCTTCCTGCTGGCGGCAGGGGTGGGGTATCCGGCCCTTAAGCTGCGCGGTGCGTACTTCGCGGTGACCACCTTCTTCTTTGCCCACTTCGTCTACCTGGTCTTTCTCAACTCGGTCACGCTGACGGGAGGGCCGCTGGGGCTAGGAGGTATCCGGCCACCCGAGGGGATCTCTCTTCCGGGACTGGGAACGGTGAATTTTGCCAGCCTGAGGGCATACTACTACCTGGTCGGGGTCTTCTTCTTCGCCGTGATCCTCTTCCTTTATTTCCTCGTGCGTTCCAGGCTCGGCAGACTCTTCGTCTCCATCAGGGAAGATGAGGTGCTGGCCGAGTCCATCGGCGTCAACACCGCCGCCTGCAAGGTGCTCTCCTTCAGTATCAGTGCGGCGCTGGCGGGACTGGCGGGCAGCCTCTTTGCGCACTTCTTTCGGCTGCTGCACCCCTCCACGTTTGCCTGGATGACCTCGGAGATGGTGGTGATCATGACCCTGGTGGGGGGAACGGGCACGCTGTTCGGTCCGGTGCTGGGTGCCGGGATTGTCACCTTCATTCTGGAGCTGATGCGCTTTGCTCCAGAGCTGCGCTTCATCGTCTGGGCGGTGGCGCTGATCCTCGTTTTGGTCTTCGAGCCCAGAGGCCTAGCCGGGATCGCTGCGCGTCTTTTCCGCAGGTCGGCCTAG
- a CDS encoding ABC transporter substrate-binding protein: MRSQLARILLLSVLLVGLTGPVWGPAPEGAVPTESATCLPGVEVTGGIALPAALAAGAPPTVKVGYSAPFTGAAAEFGTNGWRGIQLALEEINAKGLRVAGKTYRVAVVRYDDRCEPTEGAANVRKLVLVDKVVAVLGSHCSSVCVAMADLLDEFKVPGLTIECAADKVTSPGHPFYFRARPSVGLMAPLATPKLVKIFKPKTAGFLAINDDYGRGFAQAFENELSKRGVKTTLKTFFERGTTDFSVHLTQAKTAAPDIVFYVGVTPEGALILKQAKEFGLTPRIKFVGSEEMSEMELLKLAGAAVLEGTYSIALWGSVPQQFADRVQKKFGAPMHYAIIYGYDAMWTVARAIEGAQALDPVKVRDAMKRVQFQGLQGFIKFEDFDTFKNQGRYSPWLIQWVKGQRKVVTE, from the coding sequence GTGAGGAGCCAGCTGGCAAGGATTCTCCTGCTCAGCGTGCTGCTTGTGGGCTTGACGGGGCCGGTGTGGGGGCCCGCTCCGGAGGGCGCGGTACCCACAGAGAGCGCAACGTGCCTGCCGGGGGTGGAGGTCACCGGTGGGATCGCTCTGCCCGCCGCCCTGGCCGCCGGAGCCCCACCTACGGTCAAGGTGGGCTACTCCGCTCCGTTTACGGGCGCGGCGGCGGAATTTGGCACTAACGGCTGGCGAGGCATCCAGTTGGCCCTGGAAGAGATCAACGCCAAGGGCCTGCGGGTTGCCGGGAAGACCTATCGTGTGGCCGTGGTCCGCTACGACGACCGCTGCGAGCCCACGGAGGGCGCGGCCAACGTGCGCAAGCTGGTCCTGGTGGACAAGGTCGTGGCCGTACTGGGCTCGCACTGCAGCTCGGTGTGCGTGGCCATGGCCGACCTGTTGGACGAGTTCAAGGTGCCGGGCCTGACCATCGAGTGCGCCGCGGACAAGGTAACCAGCCCGGGACACCCCTTCTACTTCAGGGCGCGTCCCAGCGTGGGGCTGATGGCTCCCCTGGCCACGCCCAAGCTGGTGAAGATCTTCAAGCCCAAGACGGCGGGCTTTCTGGCCATTAACGACGACTACGGACGGGGATTTGCCCAGGCGTTTGAGAACGAACTGAGCAAGCGCGGGGTGAAGACCACTCTCAAGACTTTCTTCGAGCGGGGGACCACGGACTTCTCCGTGCACCTGACCCAGGCGAAGACTGCCGCGCCGGACATCGTATTCTACGTGGGCGTGACCCCGGAAGGAGCGCTGATCCTGAAGCAGGCCAAGGAGTTCGGGCTCACTCCCAGGATCAAGTTCGTGGGGTCCGAGGAGATGAGCGAGATGGAGCTGCTGAAACTGGCCGGTGCCGCCGTGCTGGAAGGGACTTACTCCATCGCCCTGTGGGGCTCCGTCCCGCAGCAGTTCGCCGACCGCGTGCAGAAGAAGTTCGGAGCGCCTATGCACTACGCCATCATCTACGGATACGACGCCATGTGGACGGTGGCTCGGGCCATCGAGGGGGCCCAAGCGCTGGATCCGGTCAAGGTGCGTGACGCCATGAAGCGCGTCCAGTTCCAGGGGCTGCAGGGGTTCATCAAGTTCGAGGACTTCGACACCTTCAAGAACCAGGGTCGCTACAGCCCGTGGCTTATCCAGTGGGTGAAGGGGCAGAGGAAGGTGGTCACGGAGTAA
- a CDS encoding CoA-acylating methylmalonate-semialdehyde dehydrogenase: MAVRTLHNYYGGEWVASESTELGEVRNPATDELIARVPFSTRAEVEAAIRLARAAFPAWRETPPLVRARYFFRLKDALEAHLEELSRLVVQEEGKTLEDARGEVRRMIENVEVATGIPSLMMGYNLEDIAKDIDCVAERQPIGVFAIIGPFNFPAMVPWWFAPYAVATGNTCIIKPSEQVPCTQNRIFEILHQVGFPPGVFNLINGAKDVVDVLLESPAVNGVSFVGSTPVARYVYRRAAEFGKRVQALGGAKNFLVVMPDAVLERTVPALGTSCFGAAGERCLSGSIILAVGEIHGPLRDRFVEMATQIKVGNGLDESVQMGPLISRRHRERVLAYIQKGIDEGAKLILDGRDIRVEGYPNGYFLGPTIFDQVTPEMTVANEEIFGPVAGIIPVKDLDEALQIIRRNRYGNMACIFTQNGRWARQFKYRAECSMLGINVGIAAPMAFFTFGGIKESMFGDLKGHGRDAIEFFTDKKVVTIRWF, translated from the coding sequence ATGGCGGTAAGGACGCTGCACAACTACTACGGCGGGGAGTGGGTCGCCTCCGAGTCCACGGAACTGGGAGAGGTGCGCAATCCGGCCACCGACGAGCTGATCGCCCGGGTGCCCTTCTCCACGCGGGCAGAGGTGGAAGCGGCGATCCGGCTGGCGCGCGCCGCCTTCCCGGCGTGGCGGGAGACGCCCCCGCTGGTGCGCGCCCGCTACTTCTTCCGGTTGAAGGATGCACTGGAGGCCCATCTGGAGGAGCTCTCCCGGCTGGTCGTCCAGGAGGAGGGGAAGACCCTGGAGGACGCGCGGGGCGAGGTCCGCCGCATGATCGAGAACGTGGAGGTGGCCACCGGGATCCCCTCGTTGATGATGGGCTACAACCTGGAGGACATCGCCAAGGACATCGACTGCGTGGCCGAACGGCAGCCCATTGGAGTCTTCGCCATCATCGGGCCCTTCAACTTCCCGGCCATGGTGCCCTGGTGGTTCGCCCCCTACGCCGTGGCCACGGGGAACACCTGCATCATCAAGCCATCAGAGCAGGTCCCCTGTACGCAGAACCGCATCTTCGAGATCCTTCACCAGGTGGGCTTTCCTCCAGGGGTTTTCAACCTGATCAACGGGGCCAAGGATGTGGTCGATGTACTCCTGGAGAGCCCCGCGGTCAACGGCGTCTCCTTCGTCGGCTCCACACCTGTGGCCAGATATGTCTACCGCCGGGCGGCGGAGTTCGGCAAGCGGGTCCAGGCGCTGGGCGGGGCCAAGAACTTCCTGGTGGTCATGCCGGACGCGGTGCTGGAGCGCACGGTGCCGGCGCTGGGCACCTCCTGCTTTGGCGCTGCGGGGGAGCGCTGCCTCTCCGGGAGCATCATCCTGGCCGTAGGCGAGATTCACGGGCCGCTGCGGGATCGGTTTGTGGAGATGGCCACGCAGATCAAGGTGGGCAACGGCCTGGACGAGAGCGTGCAGATGGGGCCGTTGATCTCGCGGCGGCACCGGGAGCGAGTCCTGGCCTACATCCAGAAGGGCATCGACGAGGGGGCGAAGCTCATCCTGGACGGACGGGACATCCGCGTGGAGGGCTATCCCAACGGCTACTTCCTCGGCCCCACCATCTTCGACCAAGTTACCCCGGAGATGACCGTCGCCAACGAGGAGATCTTCGGCCCCGTCGCCGGCATCATCCCGGTCAAGGATCTGGACGAAGCCCTGCAGATCATCCGGCGCAACCGCTACGGCAACATGGCCTGCATCTTCACCCAGAACGGGAGATGGGCGCGCCAGTTCAAGTACCGCGCGGAGTGCAGCATGCTGGGGATCAATGTGGGCATCGCCGCCCCCATGGCCTTCTTCACCTTCGGCGGAATCAAGGAATCGATGTTTGGCGATCTCAAGGGCCACGGGCGCGACGCCATCGAGTTCTTCACCGACAAGAAGGTGGTGACCATCCGCTGGTTCTAG
- a CDS encoding ABC transporter ATP-binding protein, with product MLLQVEGLCKTFGGVTAVRDLSFTVSAGERLGIIGPNGAGKTTTFNIISGEYRPTAGMVRLDGGRIDGLRPHQINRRGIARTFQIVRVFGTLTVREHVLTGVLSRQPGLRVGARQAEEAEELLQLTGLERFRNTLARNLTTASKKRLELATALATRPRVLLLDELMAGLNPVEVEESMELLRRINQERGITLIVVEHVMKAIMGLCQRILVLHYGEKIAEGTPQEVAGNRRVIEAYLGEEYA from the coding sequence ATGCTCCTGCAAGTCGAAGGCCTGTGCAAGACATTCGGCGGCGTCACCGCTGTGCGTGACCTGAGCTTTACTGTCTCCGCCGGGGAGCGGCTGGGGATCATTGGGCCCAACGGGGCGGGGAAGACCACCACCTTCAACATCATCAGCGGGGAGTACCGGCCCACCGCCGGGATGGTCCGGCTGGACGGGGGGCGCATCGACGGGCTGCGGCCCCACCAGATCAACAGGAGAGGCATCGCCCGGACCTTCCAGATCGTCAGGGTCTTTGGCACCCTGACCGTGCGGGAGCATGTGCTCACGGGGGTCCTTTCCAGGCAACCTGGCCTGCGTGTCGGCGCGCGCCAGGCGGAGGAGGCAGAAGAGCTCCTCCAGCTCACCGGCCTGGAGCGCTTCCGCAATACGCTGGCCCGCAACCTGACCACGGCCTCCAAGAAGCGGCTGGAGCTGGCCACCGCCCTGGCCACCAGGCCCAGGGTGCTCCTGCTGGATGAGCTCATGGCCGGGCTCAACCCGGTAGAGGTGGAGGAGTCCATGGAGCTGCTGCGCCGCATCAACCAGGAGCGGGGGATTACCCTGATTGTCGTGGAGCACGTGATGAAAGCCATCATGGGCCTGTGCCAGCGGATTCTGGTGCTGCACTACGGAGAGAAGATCGCAGAGGGGACCCCGCAGGAAGTGGCGGGCAACCGGCGGGTGATCGAGGCTTACCTGGGTGAGGAATATGCTTGA
- a CDS encoding ABC transporter ATP-binding protein, giving the protein MLELSRISVGYNALQVVWDVSLTVQRGELVALVGANGAGKSTVLKTVAGLLRPISGQITLEGTRIDGLPAHAIVARGLALVPEGRRVFPYMTVAENLELGAFLETRRARIQETLAWVFDLFPILKVRHNQLAGTLSGGEQQMLVIGRALMSRPRLLMMDEPSLGLAPAVVSTVFASVGRLLQEGITVLLVEQNVRKALELAHRGYVLENGRIVLSGPSADLLADAGVKKAYLGV; this is encoded by the coding sequence ATGCTTGAGCTCTCCCGGATCAGCGTCGGCTACAATGCCCTCCAGGTCGTCTGGGACGTCTCCCTGACGGTGCAGCGGGGAGAGCTGGTGGCCCTGGTGGGGGCCAACGGAGCCGGGAAGTCCACTGTGCTGAAGACGGTGGCCGGCCTGTTGCGGCCTATCAGCGGCCAGATCACCCTGGAGGGTACGCGGATCGACGGCCTGCCGGCACATGCCATCGTGGCCCGCGGGCTCGCCCTGGTTCCCGAGGGGCGGAGGGTATTCCCCTACATGACGGTGGCGGAAAACCTGGAGCTGGGGGCTTTTCTGGAGACGCGGCGCGCCCGTATCCAGGAGACCCTGGCTTGGGTCTTCGACCTCTTCCCCATCCTCAAGGTGCGCCACAATCAGCTGGCGGGCACCCTCAGCGGGGGGGAGCAGCAGATGCTTGTGATCGGTCGGGCGCTGATGTCCCGTCCCAGACTGCTGATGATGGACGAGCCCTCCCTGGGTCTGGCTCCGGCCGTGGTCTCCACGGTGTTTGCCTCGGTGGGCAGGCTGCTGCAGGAAGGCATCACCGTGCTGCTGGTGGAGCAGAACGTGCGCAAGGCGCTGGAGCTGGCGCACCGGGGGTACGTTCTGGAGAACGGGCGAATCGTCCTCAGCGGTCCCAGCGCCGACCTCCTGGCTGATGCCGGAGTGAAGAAGGCTTACCTGGGGGTGTGA